A single window of Nicotiana tomentosiformis chromosome 1, ASM39032v3, whole genome shotgun sequence DNA harbors:
- the LOC104118901 gene encoding B3 domain-containing transcription factor ABI3-like, translated as MKRGLEYHGRQDLEDGLENVMVVMDDIQSQHHHQQTTEFVPMEEEQVLGAIVGDTEIFLNEDGSHSHHHHHHLDVNDTSIFSTDFLPLPDFPCMSSSSSTSSAPTALSKPFPTSSSSSSASSSNSASWTVLKSDAEENVHKKIQPPALSSTTSMELSLPLPEDDVDCLNVMEDLGYMDLIDGNEFWDPCTLFQTDNQNPQDYNMSDQSFQVSQDHQQNQESKPQFEEGDDDPNDGLSFFTGNGELAVIFFEWLKQNKDYISAEDMRSIKLKRSTIESASKRLGGTKEGKKQLLRLILEWVEQYQLQKKRMKEEAAATAASDSQCQYQESQLHDSNPNPNPSFQYNNAVASDPSSCFYPSPWMPTPSPYIPGPDPFFSTPMAPGYAGDPYSNVPSFTNMEYQTMESAQSWPPSQFSAMEASQYNPYPENENNLATNANPQGSFSQYPYQLYDGNGERLARLGSSATKEARKKRMARQRRLPSHHYRHHSHQTQHQSQSSDQSLRLSGENCTMSPANNPGNWVYWPSAAPSPMMMVPPPEAPQPHPITERPGMQPQNRQKHASSADKRSQGWKSEKNLKFLLQKVLKQSDVGNLGRIVLPKKEAESHLPELESRDGISIPMEDIGTSRVWNMKYRFWPNNKSRMYLLENTGDFVRANGLQEGDFIVIYADTKCGKYLIRGVKVRQSGPKAEGKKPAKKNVRNSSSAVALMKQLVK; from the exons ATGAAAAGAGGATTAGAGTATCATGGTAGGCAAGATTTGGAGGATGGATTAGAGAATGTTATGGTTGTTATGGATGATATTCAAAGCCAGCACCACCACCAGCAGACTACTGAATTTGTACCTATGGAGGAAGAACAAGTACTTGGGGCTATTGTGGGTGACACTGAGATTTTTCTTAATGAAGATGGTAGTCAttcacatcatcatcatcatcatcttgatGTGAATGACACTTCCATTTTTTCCACCGACTTCCTCCCTCTCCCTGATTTCCCATGCATGTCTTCTTCTTCATCAACTTCTTCAGCCCCTACTGCTCTTTCTAAGCCTTTTCCTACTTCCTCTTCATCGTCTTCGGCTTCTTCTTCTAATTCTGCTTCATGGACAGTTCTTAAATCCGACGCAGAAGAAAATGTTCACAAGAAAATCCAACCACCAGCTTTGTCATCCACCACTTCAATGGAATTAAGTCTCCCTCTGCCAGAAGATGATGTTGATTGCTTAAACGTTATGGAAGATCTTGGATACATGGATCTTATCGATGGAAATGAATTTTGGGATCCTTGTACACTTTTCCAAACTGATAATCAAAATCCACAAGATTACAACATGTCAGATCAGTCATTCCAAGTCTCACAAGATCATCAGCAGAATCAAGAAAGCAAACCGCAGTTTGAAGAAGGTGATGATGATCCAAATGATGGGCTGAGTTTTTTCACAGGTAACGGCGAGCTAGCTGTTATCTTCTTCGAGTGGCTGAAGCAAAACAAAGACTACATATCTGCGGAAGACATGAGGAGTATTAAGCTCAAGCGTTCCACTATAGAAAGTGCTTCGAAACGCTTGGGCGGCACCAAAGAAGGGAAGAAGCAGCTGTTGAGACTCATACTTGAATGGGTTGAACAATACCAACTGCAAAAGAAACGAATGAAAGAAGAAGCAGCAGCTACTGCCGCCTCTGATTCTCAGTGTCAGTATCAAGAGTCTCAGCTTCATGATTCGAACCCTAACCCGAACCCCAGTTTCCAGTATAATAACGCTGTTGCATCTGATCCAAGTTCTTGCTTCTATCCTTCGCCATGGATGCCAACTCCCTCTCCTTATATCCCCGGCCCCGATCCCTTTTTCTCGACTCCTATGGCGCCGGGTTACGCAGGGGATCCTTACTCTAATGTACCTTCATTTACAAATATGGAGTATCAGACCATGGAATCTGCTCAATCCTGGCCTCCATCGCAATTCTCCGCGATGGAAGCTTCTCAATACAATCCATATCCTGAAAATGAAAATAACCTCGCCACTAATGCTAATCCTCAGGGTTCTTTCAGTCAATATCCTTACCAACTTTACGATGGGAATGGCGAGAGATTGGCGAGGTTGGGCTCATCTGCTACTAAAGAGGCTAGGAAAAAGAGAATGGCTCGGCAGAGGCGATTACCGTCGCACCATTATCGCCACCACAGCCATCAAACTCAACATCAGAGCCAAAGTAGTGACCAAAGTTTAAGGTTAAGTGGAGAGAATTGTACAATGTCTCCAGCTAATAATCCTGGGAATTGGGTATATTGGCCTTCTGCTGCTCCGTCACCAATGATGATGGTTCCACCACCTGAGGCACCACAGCCACATCCTATTACCGAGAGGCCCGGGATGCAACCTCAGAACCGTCAAAAGCATGCTTCTTCCGCAGACAAGCGATCACAG GGTTGGAAATCGGAGAAGAACCTGAAGTTCCTATTACAGAAAGTGCTGAAGCAGAGCGATGTTGGCAATCTTGGAAGAATTGTGCTGCCAAAG AAAGAAGCAGAATCGCACCTCCCAGAACTTGAATCAAGAGATGGAATTTCAATTCCTATGGAAGATATTGGAACTTCTCGTGTTTGGAACATGAAGTATAG ATTTTGGCCAAATAACAAAAGCAGGATGTACCTTCTGGAGAACACAG GAGATTTTGTTCGAGCTAATGGACTTCAAGAAGGAGATTTCATCGTAATATACGCAGACACCAAGTGTGGCAAATAT TTGATACGGGGAGTAAAGGTGAGACAAAGTGGACCAAAAGCAGAAGGAAAGAAACCGGCAAAGAAAAACGTTCGTAATTCGTCTTCTGCAGTTGCACTGATGAAGCAACTGGTGAAGTAG